A genomic region of Streptomyces diastaticus subsp. diastaticus contains the following coding sequences:
- a CDS encoding type B 50S ribosomal protein L31 produces MKQNDPAYGPVVFRDKSAGYAFLTRSTATSDRTIDWDDGNTYPVIDVEISSESHPFYTGKARTVDTEGRVAQFERRYGRADGSAPQGPGA; encoded by the coding sequence ATGAAGCAGAACGACCCCGCGTACGGCCCCGTCGTCTTCCGTGACAAGTCGGCCGGGTACGCCTTCCTGACCCGCTCGACGGCGACCAGCGACCGGACGATCGACTGGGACGACGGCAACACCTATCCGGTGATCGACGTGGAGATCTCCTCCGAGAGCCACCCCTTCTACACCGGCAAGGCCCGCACGGTGGACACGGAGGGCCGCGTCGCCCAGTTCGAGCGGCGCTACGGCCGGGCGGACGGGTCGGCGCCGCAGGGGCCGGGAGCGTAG
- the ligD gene encoding non-homologous end-joining DNA ligase, with amino-acid sequence MGSEAVQLEVGGHTVRLSNPDKVWFPERGFTKLDVARYFLAVQDGATRALRRRPTTLQRFPDGVDGEFFYQKRAPKNKPAWLDTARISFPSGRHADEICPESPAALLWAVNLGCLTFHPWPVRAPDTEHPDELRVDLDPQPGTDFRDAVAAARTLREILEEYGMCGWPKTSGGRGLHVFIPIEPVEPFVEVRRAAIALAREIERRMPEAVTTAWWKEERGERIFVDYNQTARDRTIAGAYSVRGKPHAPVSAPLRWDELGDADPRDFDLLTMQDRYAALGDVHADIDDHAYRLDPLLELAARDAREHGLEDLPYPPDHPKMPGEPRRVQPSRARRDRDEPDGEAAG; translated from the coding sequence ATGGGATCGGAAGCGGTGCAACTCGAGGTCGGCGGCCACACGGTGCGGCTCTCCAACCCGGACAAGGTGTGGTTCCCCGAGCGCGGCTTCACCAAGCTGGACGTGGCGCGGTACTTCCTCGCCGTCCAGGACGGTGCCACGCGGGCCCTGCGCCGCAGGCCCACCACCCTCCAGCGGTTCCCCGACGGCGTGGACGGCGAGTTCTTCTACCAGAAGCGCGCACCGAAGAACAAGCCCGCCTGGCTCGACACCGCCCGCATCTCCTTCCCCAGCGGCCGCCACGCCGACGAGATCTGCCCCGAGTCCCCGGCCGCCCTCCTGTGGGCCGTCAACCTCGGCTGCCTCACCTTCCACCCCTGGCCGGTGCGCGCTCCCGACACCGAGCACCCCGACGAGCTGCGCGTCGACCTCGACCCGCAGCCGGGCACGGACTTCCGCGACGCCGTCGCCGCCGCCCGCACGCTCCGCGAGATCCTCGAGGAGTACGGCATGTGCGGCTGGCCCAAGACCTCCGGCGGGCGCGGCCTGCACGTCTTCATCCCGATCGAGCCGGTCGAGCCGTTCGTGGAGGTGCGCCGGGCCGCCATCGCGCTGGCCCGCGAGATCGAGCGCCGTATGCCCGAGGCGGTCACCACCGCCTGGTGGAAGGAGGAGCGCGGCGAGCGCATCTTCGTGGACTACAACCAGACCGCCCGGGACCGCACCATCGCCGGCGCCTACTCCGTCCGCGGCAAGCCGCACGCCCCCGTCTCCGCCCCGCTGCGCTGGGACGAGCTCGGCGACGCCGACCCCCGCGACTTCGACCTGCTCACCATGCAGGACCGCTACGCCGCCCTCGGTGACGTGCACGCCGACATCGACGACCACGCCTACCGCCTCGACCCGCTCCTGGAGCTGGCCGCCCGCGACGCCCGCGAACACGGCCTGGAGGATCTGCCCTACCCGCCCGATCACCCCAAGATGCCCGGCGAGCCCCGCCGCGTGCAGCCCAGCCGGGCCCGCCGCGACCGCGACGAGCCCGATGGCGAGGCCGCCGGCTGA
- a CDS encoding ATP-dependent DNA ligase, with translation MDLPVMPPVKPMLAKSVTRIPPGMQYEAKWDGFRALVFRDGPELELGSRTGKTLTRYFPELVAALLERLPRRCVVDGEIVMAREGRLDFELLSERIHPAASRVRMLAERNPASLVAFDLLALGDDNLTARPLTERRALLEEELGEAGPPLHVAPATRDAELAERWFDQFEGAGLDGVVAKPLNLGYRPNERVMYKIKHGRTADCVVAGYRTHRGGTGVGSLLLGLYDDAGTLQHVGVCAAFTARRRTELIAELEPLRLASVADHPWAAWGEAAAHEQARLPGAPSRWSGTKDLSWVPLRPERVCEVGYDHMEGTRFRHTTQFKRWRPDRTPESCTYAQLAEPVRYDLGAVLGEEG, from the coding sequence ATGGACCTGCCGGTGATGCCCCCCGTGAAGCCGATGCTCGCCAAGTCCGTGACGCGGATTCCGCCGGGGATGCAGTACGAGGCGAAGTGGGACGGCTTCCGGGCCCTGGTCTTCCGGGACGGGCCGGAGCTGGAGCTCGGCAGCCGTACCGGCAAGACGCTCACCCGCTACTTCCCGGAGCTGGTGGCGGCACTGCTGGAGCGGCTGCCGCGGCGGTGCGTGGTGGACGGCGAGATCGTGATGGCGCGGGAGGGACGCCTCGACTTCGAGCTGCTCTCCGAGCGCATCCACCCGGCCGCCTCCCGGGTGCGGATGCTGGCGGAACGGAACCCGGCCTCCTTGGTCGCCTTCGACCTGCTGGCCCTCGGCGACGACAACCTGACGGCCCGGCCCCTCACCGAGCGGCGGGCGCTGCTGGAGGAGGAGCTGGGCGAGGCGGGCCCGCCGCTGCACGTGGCCCCGGCGACCCGCGACGCGGAGCTGGCGGAGCGGTGGTTCGACCAGTTCGAGGGGGCCGGGCTCGACGGGGTGGTGGCCAAACCGCTGAACCTCGGGTACCGGCCGAACGAGCGGGTCATGTACAAGATCAAGCACGGCCGCACCGCCGACTGCGTGGTGGCCGGGTACCGCACCCACCGGGGCGGCACCGGCGTCGGTTCGCTGCTGCTGGGCCTCTACGACGACGCGGGCACGCTCCAGCACGTCGGCGTCTGCGCCGCCTTCACCGCACGGCGGCGCACCGAGCTGATCGCCGAACTGGAGCCGCTGCGTCTCGCATCCGTCGCCGACCACCCGTGGGCGGCCTGGGGTGAGGCGGCCGCCCACGAGCAGGCCCGGCTGCCCGGCGCGCCGAGCCGCTGGTCGGGGACGAAGGACCTGTCCTGGGTACCGCTCCGCCCGGAGCGGGTCTGCGAGGTCGGCTACGACCACATGGAGGGCACCCGGTTCCGCCACACCACCCAGTTCAAGCGGTGGCGGCCGGACCGGACCCCGGAGAGCTGCACGTACGCCCAGCTCGCGGAGCCGGTCCGGTACGACCTCGGGGCCGTGCTCGGCGAGGAGGGCTGA
- a CDS encoding enoyl-CoA hydratase/isomerase family protein, whose amino-acid sequence MTEEAVRVRVEGRVGRITLNRPRALNALNHAMVDRIAGALDAWEHDPAVTTVVMEGAGERGLCAGGDVRAIREDALRGELEAPLAFWRDEYRLNARIARYPKPYVALMDGIVMGGGVGISAHGGVRVVTERSLVAMPETGIGFVPDVGGTYLLSRAPGELGTHLALTGRPVGAGDALHCGLADHYLPVAGLPGLVEALAQAPAGEDAAATVARLAHPAPEGELAAQRDWIDACWSAPTVEEALERLDASGEPAAKETAETVRGRSPLALKTALAAVRRARALPGLEAVLDQEYRVSAHALTWPDLAEGVRAQVVDKDRAPAWLPATLDAVTDEAVAAAFAPLGEGRELGLG is encoded by the coding sequence ATGACCGAGGAAGCGGTACGCGTGCGGGTGGAGGGGCGGGTCGGACGGATCACGCTGAACCGGCCGCGTGCGCTCAACGCCCTCAACCACGCCATGGTGGACCGGATCGCCGGGGCCCTGGACGCCTGGGAGCACGACCCGGCCGTCACCACCGTCGTCATGGAGGGCGCGGGGGAGCGGGGCCTGTGCGCGGGCGGGGACGTCCGGGCCATCCGGGAGGACGCCCTGCGCGGCGAGCTGGAGGCGCCGCTCGCCTTCTGGCGCGACGAGTACCGGCTCAACGCCCGGATCGCCCGCTACCCGAAACCGTACGTCGCCCTGATGGACGGCATCGTCATGGGCGGCGGCGTCGGCATCTCCGCCCACGGCGGCGTCCGTGTCGTCACCGAGCGGTCGCTGGTGGCCATGCCCGAGACCGGGATCGGGTTCGTGCCGGACGTCGGCGGCACGTACCTGCTCTCCCGCGCCCCCGGCGAACTCGGCACCCACCTCGCCCTCACCGGACGGCCCGTCGGTGCTGGTGACGCGCTGCACTGCGGCCTCGCCGACCACTACCTCCCGGTCGCCGGACTCCCCGGCCTGGTCGAGGCACTGGCGCAGGCTCCGGCCGGCGAGGACGCCGCGGCCACCGTCGCCCGCCTCGCGCACCCCGCGCCCGAGGGGGAACTCGCCGCCCAGCGCGACTGGATCGACGCCTGCTGGTCCGCGCCCACCGTCGAGGAGGCGCTGGAGCGGCTCGACGCCTCGGGCGAACCGGCCGCCAAGGAGACCGCCGAGACGGTCCGGGGCCGCTCCCCGCTCGCCCTGAAGACGGCCCTCGCCGCCGTGCGCAGAGCCCGCGCGCTGCCCGGTCTCGAAGCGGTGCTGGACCAGGAGTACCGCGTCTCCGCGCACGCGCTGACCTGGCCCGACCTCGCCGAGGGCGTCCGCGCCCAGGTGGTCGACAAGGACCGGGCGCCGGCGTGGCTGCCCGCGACGCTGGACGCCGTCACCGACGAGGCGGTGGCCGCCGCCTTCGCCCCGCTCGGCGAGGGCCGCGAACTGGGCCTCGGCTGA